TTGTTAGTTTATTGTTTTTGTGTACTTAGAAAATTCTTAGCAATGAACTTCCGCTTACAAATATTTTTCCATCATAATAAAGAGGCGATGATCGGATAACATCATCGGTATGGAATTGCCACAATGTTTGACCATCCATAATCGATATAACTAATATATCACCATTTTCAGTTCCTGTAACGGCAATATTTTCGAACAACAAAGCAGAGGCATGCGAAGCATGGCTCAATTCTTTGTGCCATATTTCTTTCCCATTTGTTGGATTTAATGCGTAAATACCCGATTTCTTAGTACCAAAAATTAAAATATTTTCAGAAACAGCAGTTGATGAAAAAATGGCACTATTGACCATTTTTTTCCATTTTAGACTTCCATCATAAGCTCTTAAGGCGTAAAAGTTTCCGGCTAAATCGCCAATAAAAGCAGTATGGTCGTAAATGGCGGCAGTAGCGTGAATTGGGGCTAAGGTTGAGAAGTTCCATAGTTCCTTTCCAGTGATAGCATCAAGGCATATAATTCGTTTATCGCGGGTACCAATAATAATGTTGTGGTCAAATAAAGTGGGGCTCGAAATTATCCAGTGGTCTGTTGAATATTGCCATATTGGCTTACCGGTGTATTTATTTACAGCATAGATCTTGCCATCCATGCTGCCAAAAATTACCATTTCTTTATATACCAGAGGACTGCTAAAAATCCAGTCGTCGGTTTTAAACTTCCATCGCTGAATACCATTGGTAATATTGATAGCATATAAATAAGTGTCGAAACTGCCAATATATAAAGTGTTCCCATCAATGCAAGGTGTTGACAAAACTTCTTTATGGGTACGATACCTCCATATTTCTTCAAAAGTGCGAGCATCTATGGCGTGAATATATTGACTA
The sequence above is a segment of the Bacteroidales bacterium genome. Coding sequences within it:
- a CDS encoding PQQ-binding-like beta-propeller repeat protein — encoded protein: MDKSLVIQQTQTSLLQVEQLFEITQSILSLSKSQFSETGTTFRNNPYRTGYIAKTIDSKDFNIKNSFCHLSSIRSSPIAYNQVLYFGSNSQYIHAIDARTFEEIWRYRTHKEVLSTPCIDGNTLYIGSFDTYLYAINITNGIQRWKFKTDDWIFSSPLVYKEMVIFGSMDGKIYAVNKYTGKPIWQYSTDHWIISSPTLFDHNIIIGTRDKRIICLDAITGKELWNFSTLAPIHATAAIYDHTAFIGDLAGNFYALRAYDGSLKWKKMVNSAIFSSTAVSENILIFGTKKSGIYALNPTNGKEIWHKELSHASHASALLFENIAVTGTENGDILVISIMDGQTLWQFHTDDVIRSSPLYYDGKIFVSGSSLLRIF